The segment CTTGCCGCCACACTGCCACGTGAGGCGGCCCCGGTCCAGCTTCGCTTCGACCTTCCCCATGTCCGTCTGTGTTCCGGCTGCCAGCGCCCGGACCTGCACGTTGCGCCAGTCGCTCTTGGCGCCGGGCGCCAATGCCGGCAGGAAGAGCGTCACTGTGAACTGCCGCTCGCGCGGGTAGGGGAACACCGCCAGGCGGGTCTTCTCCCGGTTCACCTTGACCGCTCCGTCGGTGGCGATCTTGCCGAAGTCCACCATCGTGCCGGGCGGGTTCATGTGCGCGGTGAAGTCCAGCGCTGTCACCGTGAGTTGTCGCATGCGCTCGGCGCTGTCGGCCAGGCGCACCGAGGTAGCCTTCTCGCCCTCGCGGGTCACGTCCAGGGCGCCCAGGAGGATGCGCTGCCCCCCGGCGTTCGGACCTTTGAGGCTCACCCGGTGCTGTTTGTACAGGCCGATGTTGATGTCGAACTGGGTGAGGGGCCCATCGGGGACAGCGACCTCGTACGGCCCGTCCACGATCCGTTCGCCCGGCTGCCACTGGCTGGTCGGCTTCGGCGGGGCATGGTCGCCCTGGAAGGCGATGTCGGCGTTGCCGCTCGTCGTCTTCTCATTCGTGAAATGCACGAAGCAGTGGTAGTCATCTTCCAGCTTGGCGTTGACGATCCACTCATAGGTGATGGCGAAGCGGTTGCCGCCGAGGGGCTTGAGCTCCTTGAGCCTCGGCTCCACGTCCACCGCCGCCCGGCGGTAGGGCATGTCGAAGCTCGTGCGGGCATCGGCGAAGACATACTCGGGGCAATCGGCGTAGTCTGCCAGCTTCCCGTCGTACAGCGCCGTCCAGACGTTCGTCTGCGGCCCGTCGGCCCAGAAGCCCCACTGCGGGAGCGTCACGGGGCCGATCTTCCACGGCTCGGCCCGCCAGTTCACCCACAGCTTCAGCCCGCTGTCGTACTTGATGCACTGGCGCGAGGTATCCCCGACCGCGAGCGCGATGCTCGCCGGCACGATCTGTCCCTCGACCTCATAGCCGATGGCCACGGGCTTCGCCGTACCGTAGAGAGCCTGGATCGGGTGGCAGAGGTGGTGCTCCTTGGCGACCCACTGCACGTTGTCGGTCGAGATGCTGCCGATGAACCCCGCATGCCCGTACGCCAGCTCCTGGGCGCGGTACTTGTCCACGTCCTCGACGTTGCCGACCGTGTGCCCCCAGCCCGAGTTGCGGCCCTCGGCGAACCACCGCTCGTAGTAGCCCATGCCGTGGTTGACCATCTGGGGGTGCAGCTTCAGCAGGTCCAGCTCCAGCAGCGGCCGGTGGTCCTCGCCCCCGGCGACCTGCGCTTCGACACCATCGCACCGCCCGGCCCAGTAGAGGTGGTTCGCCCCCTCGCCGAACATCGGGCCGCCGTGCGTGTCGCGCATGTACTGGAACAGCTCGCCATCATACTTCACCTTGGCCTGGCACATCGCCGCCATGGGCTGGTCGGCCTGATGGTCGAGCTGGTGCCACGGCGGCACGCAGGTGTGCACATCCAGGTACCCCGCCGTCGTGCCATACGTCTTGTGGATGACGGGCGAGTTCTGTTCCGCGAAGCCCCGGGCGCGGTTGCACTTGAGGCCAAAGCTCTGCACCTTCGTGCCGGGGTTGTACCAGGCGAGGCTCTTGGTCCCATTGGCCCGCAGGACGCACGCCGTCTCGTCATACGACGGCGCATCGGGATACAGGTCAATGTAGTTCTCGTGGACTGACCACACGTAGCCGCAGTCGTTGGCCGCCTTGCCGAAGGCGATCATGCCCTCATCGCCGCCGAGCTTGGGGTTGGCGGGCACGTGGTCCGGCAGCTTCACATCGTAGCCGAACCGCTGCCAGACGTGGTTGATGATCGCCACGTGGTCCACGCCGTTGTCCTTCAGATCGCGCAGGTTGTCGGCGCTGCCCTCGAAGGTGCCCTTGTGGTGGCCCCACACGTCCAGCATGATACGGTCGCCCAGGAGCTTCAGATAGGGCGAGGGCTGCCAGGGGATGTTCGGGAGCACCTCGCCGACGGTGGGCGAGACTGCGACGTAGCCCTCTTCGAGCAGCGGGTTGCGCGTGCCGTCGGTCTTCGGGTCATAGTTCGCCTCGCCGCCTGGGCAGGTCGAGGCGTGAGTGGTCTTCCAGTTCAGATAGCGGCACACGTAGACTCCCGGGGAGGGCAGATAGAAGAGCGCCCCGCCATAGGGAAGGTAGGGGACAGGCACGGTGCGGCGCAGCGGCGCCTGCGTCACCCGCCCCAGCGACAGCCCCACCAGCACCGGCTGGTCGCACTGCGCCCTGACCGTCAGCGCCTTGCCCACCATGCCGAAGGTCCATCGCACGGCCACCGTCTGGCCCGCGAGGGGGTACTCACAGGCGACCTGCAGCGCGCTGCCTTGCAGCACGGGTGTCTGCTTCCCGCCGGTCAGCAGCACACGCTTGACGCGATCGCCCTCCTTCGTCTCGGCGAACACGCCGCCCTCGGACGCCGGGACGAAGGCTGGGCCCTCGTCCACGACGCACGTGAAGTCCGACAGCGTGCCGGTCTGCGGGCGGTACTGGAGGACGACCTTCGCGTCCGCACCCTCGTAGATGAAGTCATAGCCCGTCCCGCTCTTCACGATGCGGTTGGTGCACTTGAGCAAGTTGCTGGGTGTGACCCCGGCGGCCGGGTTGTTCGACAGGGCGCGCAGGTCCGCGTCGGCAGTGGCACGGTAGGCCTTCTGCGCCAGGAGGCTGCGCAGCAGTTCGGCGCGCGAGGTCTGTGGCGAGCCGGCCACGACCTTCGGGTCGCCCCAGTACGAGTAGTCGAAGGAGGGGCTTTTCGCCGGTCCCGGCTCCACCTGTAGTCGGAGCACGATCTTCTGCCCGGCATAGGCCGACAGGTCGAACGTCTTGTCGTCCCACCTGGCCTCGGCCTGGTGCTGGCGGAACAGCTCCGTCTCCTTGTCGCCGGTGATGACGAAGGCGCTGAAGGTCACGCCGTCGCTCTTGTCGGGCGCGGCGACATCGGGTCGCATGGCGATGCCGAACCTGAGCGCCAGGGGCTTGAGATCCGGCAGCTCCAGGGGGTAGTCAGCGAAGGTGCGGCCGGGGGGTATGTGCCAGGGGGAATGGAGCAGGAGCGACTTGCGCCCCAGTACCGTGTCGCCGGGCAGGTAGGAGATGCCGGCGACGGGCTCAAAGTGCCCGACCCACGAGTCGGGCATCATCACGACTTCCCCGCCATAGGATTGGTAGCCCACGCGGTAGATGCCGATGTCCAGCAGCGAGGTCTCACCCGGCGGGATGGGAACAACCGGTGCGGCCAGCGCGGGCGCGGTCACGGCCAGCAACAGCAGGATAGCGGCACGCATGGAAGCCTCCTGTGAGATGGCGTGTGCATGCGGCAGAACGGCAACGGCGTCCTCACCCCCAGCCCCTCTCCCTCACTTCGCTTCGCTTCGTTCCGGAGAGGGGAGCCAAGTGTTGCGTTGTGGCTGCGAAGACGCACTGCGTCGGCGGTCGCAATGGCTGCCCCAAGCCTTGCCCCCTCTCCGGAGCCTGCCGTAGCCCGCAGGGCGAAGGCAGGCGAGGGAGAGGGGCCGGGGGTGAGGATGTCGTTACTCCTGACTCCTCACTCCCAACTCCACCTCCGTCATCATCTGCACCCGGTACTGCCCCGGCCCGATGCGTTCGACGTAGGTCGTGGCCGGGAGGCGGAAGGTGTCACCAGGGCCGATGTCGCTGACCCAGAAGCGCTTCAGGCCGTCCCCGTCCCTATCGCTGAAGATCGTCGCCAGATCGCCTGTCACCTGCTCCAGCTTGAAGGCCGTGCCGTCGAACTTCGCGATGCGGAAGCCCTGGGACTTGTCCTCGTTGTACAGCCAGCGCCCCTGGTGCCGGCCGCCGTCCACGCGGCCATACCCCGACAGCGTCGTGTCGGTGCTGACCGTCCCCGCCTTCTGGTCCACGGCCGTGACCTTGCCCATGCCCACCAGGCAGAGCACATCGCCGAACTGCAGCTCGGTCTGCGTGCCCTTCACGACCGCCTGCTTGATCGTGTAGCTGGTCTGGTGGAGCTCGTTGCCCAGGATGACGACGCGGTCGCGGCAGGCTTCCGGGCTGCGCACGGCGGTGTCCACGGTGATGCTGTTGTGGGCATGGTCCACGGCCACCACTTGCCCGGCGGGGGAGGGGGCGGCCTTGAGCGCGAAGTCGCCGATCTGCAGTTGCGTCCCGTTGACCAGGTACGCCGAGCGAACCCCCTCCGCGTCGAGACGCACCAGCGCGAACTCCGCGGCCACCCGGAACGTGGTCTTGCCGTCCTGCCAGGCGACCGGTTCACCGGGGTTGAGTGACGAGTGGATGAGATCGCGGCCCTCCTGCAACTCCACCGCCAGGCCCACCGTCCCCGGCTCCACCTGCGGCGCCTGCAGGCGCCGGACCGTCTGGACCTGCGCCGCGCCCTGGTGTGGCTCAGACACCGTCACGAACGTCGAGGCCAGGCCATCCTCCTCGCCGGTGTTGCGTGCCAGGACGTATTGGAGGCTCTTGGGCGCGCCCGGCTGCAGTTCCGGCTCGGCATCGGCCAGGATCATCTCCTGGGCGGTCTGCTCGGGCATCGTCATGGTCAGCGCCAGGTTGTCCTCCGGGTTGCGCCAAGTGGCCGACCACGCGCCCGCCGGCTTCATCCGCCGCACGTTGTACAGGTACTGGAAGCCGCTGTCGGCCGGGTCCCAGATGCGAGGCTCCTCGGCCTGCAGGTCCGTCGTGGCCGTCAGCCCCTCGAGCAGGATGTAGCTCTGACCGACCTCGCGGGCCGTCAGCGTGATCTTGTCCACCGGCTGCGCGAAGTCATAGACCTGGGAGACCCAGACGTAGCCCACGCGCCCCGACGGCTCCCACTTGAAGGCCCGGGTCTGCCCCCCGGCGGTGATGTCCACGACGTTCGTCCCGGCGTTGTAGTCATACGCGCGCAGGAAGAGCTTGGTCTTGCCGGCCGGGAGCGCCGCCTTGACGGACATGACGGCCCCCACCTTGCGGCACAGCGCCTCCGGGCCCGAGTAGTACGTGGACCAGCCCTCGAGCGACCGCGCGCCGTAGTCGCGCTTGTCGTTGAGGACCCCCTCGCCGCTGCGCAGCACGAAAGTGGCGGTACCCGTCGAGGCGGGTTGGGGCTTCTCCCCGAAGGCCACGTCCTCGCCGGCCAGCGTGCCCTTGGCCTGCACAGGCCCCGGCTGGCCGCCGCTGACCGAGAAATCCGGGAACGCCGGGCCATGGAAGCTGTAGTCGTGCTCCCAGCCGCCCTTGACGCGGAAGATGTCCAGCACGTAGGAGCTGTCGGGGGAGAGGTCAATCAGGCCCAGAGTGCGCCGATAGAGGCTGGTCGCGCTCGGGTACGCCACCTGATCGGCCGAGGCGTCCGCCAGTTGCAGCCCGGGGGCCGAGGCCAGCGTGTTCAGGCTGCCGGCGTACATCGTCTGCTGCCCGCTCTGGTTGACGACCACGTCATAGTGGCTGACGGTGTTGCTGGTCCAGTACGTGTTCTTGGTGAGCCAGTGGGCCGGGTAGCCCATGTCATTGAGTACCGGCGCCTTGAAGCGGCTGTCCTGCATCTCGATGGTCAGGCGGTCGCGGTGGCCGTGGCCGCCGCCGGCGTGGCCGTAGTACATCGACACCCCCCGCCGGTGGCCCTCCTCGCCGCTCTCCAGGATGGCGAGGCCGTAACCCCCCAGGTTGCGGGTCTTCAGGCCCAGGTCGGTCCCCTCCTTCGCGACCACTGCGTCAACCTGCTCGGGGTCGAACTGGCTCTCCCACAGGCCCTCGCTCTGGGCGCCGATGAGCTTGAGCGCCTTGGCGAAGCGCGGGTCGCCGTACTGGGTGAATGCGGGCCCCTGGATGCTCGCCGCCCAGGCCACCTTGCCCGCGCCCATGATCGAGCCCGCATCGCCGATGGCCGGCGACCGGATGCCCGCCACCGTCAGATCAATCCCGATGTCGGCCATCTTCTTCAGCTTCGGGTTGGCCCAGATGTCCACCCCCAGCTTCGGCATGAGTTCGGCCACGGTGTAGTAGTTCGACACCCACCCGCTCGAGTAGCCGGGCGAGCTCTCGCCGCCGTGGCCATCGCGGTAGAAACCGTTCCACAGCAGGTACTCCGAGTCGCCCTTGCCGGTCATGATCCAGTCGGCCATCTGCTTGGTGGTCGGGCCCCTGGTCTCTTCCTGGTTGTCGAACACGATGGCGAGGGTCGCCAGGGCCTGCTGGTGCATACCCATGTTGCCCTGGATGAACCCCCGCATGATGTCTGCGGCCATGACCCGCAGCATCTTCTGTTCCATGAAGTCGCGGGCATTCTCGATCTGCTTGCCCTTCAGGAACGCCACCGTATCGGGGTCGGTCAGGGCCGGGTAGATGGCGTCATAGGCCTTCGCCAGGTTGCCGACGGTCCCGGTGGACCAGATGTAGTCCAGGATGCGGCCGTTGATCCGCGCGGGCCACTGACCGTTGTGGTAGGCCTGGGTGGGGTAGTCGTACTTCTCCCAATCCTGGGCGATGTGCCCCAGCAACACGGCGCACTTGTGGGCGTAGATGGGCTTGCCGCTCAGCAGATAGGCCTGCGCCAGCGCCGGGATGGCCGGCAGCACTTCCCGCTGCCACCGGTGCCAGAACACATAGGTGCCGACGAACCAGTAGCGTCGCCCCTTGTCATCCACCCACCCGGCCCCGTTGTCCACGTAGCCCGGTCCCCGCTCCGGCTCGTCGGTGATGCTGTGGTCA is part of the bacterium genome and harbors:
- a CDS encoding DUF5696 domain-containing protein, translated to MRAAILLLLAVTAPALAAPVVPIPPGETSLLDIGIYRVGYQSYGGEVVMMPDSWVGHFEPVAGISYLPGDTVLGRKSLLLHSPWHIPPGRTFADYPLELPDLKPLALRFGIAMRPDVAAPDKSDGVTFSAFVITGDKETELFRQHQAEARWDDKTFDLSAYAGQKIVLRLQVEPGPAKSPSFDYSYWGDPKVVAGSPQTSRAELLRSLLAQKAYRATADADLRALSNNPAAGVTPSNLLKCTNRIVKSGTGYDFIYEGADAKVVLQYRPQTGTLSDFTCVVDEGPAFVPASEGGVFAETKEGDRVKRVLLTGGKQTPVLQGSALQVACEYPLAGQTVAVRWTFGMVGKALTVRAQCDQPVLVGLSLGRVTQAPLRRTVPVPYLPYGGALFYLPSPGVYVCRYLNWKTTHASTCPGGEANYDPKTDGTRNPLLEEGYVAVSPTVGEVLPNIPWQPSPYLKLLGDRIMLDVWGHHKGTFEGSADNLRDLKDNGVDHVAIINHVWQRFGYDVKLPDHVPANPKLGGDEGMIAFGKAANDCGYVWSVHENYIDLYPDAPSYDETACVLRANGTKSLAWYNPGTKVQSFGLKCNRARGFAEQNSPVIHKTYGTTAGYLDVHTCVPPWHQLDHQADQPMAAMCQAKVKYDGELFQYMRDTHGGPMFGEGANHLYWAGRCDGVEAQVAGGEDHRPLLELDLLKLHPQMVNHGMGYYERWFAEGRNSGWGHTVGNVEDVDKYRAQELAYGHAGFIGSISTDNVQWVAKEHHLCHPIQALYGTAKPVAIGYEVEGQIVPASIALAVGDTSRQCIKYDSGLKLWVNWRAEPWKIGPVTLPQWGFWADGPQTNVWTALYDGKLADYADCPEYVFADARTSFDMPYRRAAVDVEPRLKELKPLGGNRFAITYEWIVNAKLEDDYHCFVHFTNEKTTSGNADIAFQGDHAPPKPTSQWQPGERIVDGPYEVAVPDGPLTQFDINIGLYKQHRVSLKGPNAGGQRILLGALDVTREGEKATSVRLADSAERMRQLTVTALDFTAHMNPPGTMVDFGKIATDGAVKVNREKTRLAVFPYPRERQFTVTLFLPALAPGAKSDWRNVQVRALAAGTQTDMGKVEAKLDRGRLTWQCGGKGVGRYVVTW
- a CDS encoding heparinase II/III family protein translates to MMRTILISSLLAVTLCSVAPAKQGRTYYTEAEVKAALEKVQKYPWAQSIARSAEAGAQRWVSMSDEDLWNFVPPPGQLRALNVSFGVDCPVHGAEIFRKGGHYPWTMSSDRPFKVKCPVGGEEYPSNDFQPWNDHSITDEPERGPGYVDNGAGWVDDKGRRYWFVGTYVFWHRWQREVLPAIPALAQAYLLSGKPIYAHKCAVLLGHIAQDWEKYDYPTQAYHNGQWPARINGRILDYIWSTGTVGNLAKAYDAIYPALTDPDTVAFLKGKQIENARDFMEQKMLRVMAADIMRGFIQGNMGMHQQALATLAIVFDNQEETRGPTTKQMADWIMTGKGDSEYLLWNGFYRDGHGGESSPGYSSGWVSNYYTVAELMPKLGVDIWANPKLKKMADIGIDLTVAGIRSPAIGDAGSIMGAGKVAWAASIQGPAFTQYGDPRFAKALKLIGAQSEGLWESQFDPEQVDAVVAKEGTDLGLKTRNLGGYGLAILESGEEGHRRGVSMYYGHAGGGHGHRDRLTIEMQDSRFKAPVLNDMGYPAHWLTKNTYWTSNTVSHYDVVVNQSGQQTMYAGSLNTLASAPGLQLADASADQVAYPSATSLYRRTLGLIDLSPDSSYVLDIFRVKGGWEHDYSFHGPAFPDFSVSGGQPGPVQAKGTLAGEDVAFGEKPQPASTGTATFVLRSGEGVLNDKRDYGARSLEGWSTYYSGPEALCRKVGAVMSVKAALPAGKTKLFLRAYDYNAGTNVVDITAGGQTRAFKWEPSGRVGYVWVSQVYDFAQPVDKITLTAREVGQSYILLEGLTATTDLQAEEPRIWDPADSGFQYLYNVRRMKPAGAWSATWRNPEDNLALTMTMPEQTAQEMILADAEPELQPGAPKSLQYVLARNTGEEDGLASTFVTVSEPHQGAAQVQTVRRLQAPQVEPGTVGLAVELQEGRDLIHSSLNPGEPVAWQDGKTTFRVAAEFALVRLDAEGVRSAYLVNGTQLQIGDFALKAAPSPAGQVVAVDHAHNSITVDTAVRSPEACRDRVVILGNELHQTSYTIKQAVVKGTQTELQFGDVLCLVGMGKVTAVDQKAGTVSTDTTLSGYGRVDGGRHQGRWLYNEDKSQGFRIAKFDGTAFKLEQVTGDLATIFSDRDGDGLKRFWVSDIGPGDTFRLPATTYVERIGPGQYRVQMMTEVELGVRSQE